A stretch of [Clostridium] innocuum DNA encodes these proteins:
- the deoD gene encoding purine-nucleoside phosphorylase, whose translation MSTPHNAAASGDIAKTVLMPGDPLRAKFIAETYLENPVQFNTVRNMFGYTGTYKGKKISVMGSGMGMASIGIYSYELYKFYEVENIIRIGSAGAYTDTLKLFDLVLADSAWSESTFAKAQADVDGDIQTPSAELNAEIEAAAARVNKPLTKARIHSSDVFYHEDNVDGHREFFEKHGCVCVEMESFALFHNAKILNKRAACLLTISDSLVTHAETTAQERQTSFHDMMLVALETAVAL comes from the coding sequence ATGTCAACACCACATAACGCTGCTGCCAGCGGCGACATCGCCAAGACTGTACTCATGCCGGGGGATCCGCTCCGCGCCAAATTCATTGCAGAAACCTATTTGGAAAATCCGGTACAGTTTAACACGGTCCGCAATATGTTCGGATATACCGGTACCTATAAGGGAAAGAAAATCTCTGTCATGGGAAGCGGTATGGGAATGGCAAGTATTGGAATCTATTCCTATGAGCTGTATAAATTTTATGAGGTAGAAAACATTATTCGAATCGGTAGTGCAGGAGCCTACACGGATACGCTGAAGCTGTTTGATCTGGTACTTGCAGACAGTGCATGGAGTGAATCCACCTTCGCGAAGGCACAGGCGGATGTCGACGGTGATATTCAGACACCGAGTGCTGAGCTGAATGCTGAAATAGAAGCAGCGGCCGCAAGGGTGAACAAACCGCTGACAAAGGCAAGAATTCATTCCAGCGATGTTTTTTATCATGAGGACAACGTGGACGGACACCGGGAATTTTTTGAAAAGCATGGCTGTGTATGTGTTGAAATGGAAAGCTTTGCTCTATTCCACAATGCCAAAATTTTAAACAAGCGCGCTGCCTGCCTGCTGACCATCAGCGATTCTCTGGTTACACATGCAGAGACAACTGCACAAGAGCGTCAGACATCCTTCCATGATATGATGCTGGTTGCACTGGAAACAGCTGTGGCATTATAA
- a CDS encoding Crp/Fnr family transcriptional regulator: MTALQDLLEETKECHHSLLKQLFANCPVEVLQQMQLIRLRKNQNLISTYQTSNPVFVLLDGRLQAIEERVVDIPYSFTELHPVDIVGDYELFTGIEGHYVTLKTMEASCCARLSAASYLHWMKSDANALFLRTQMLMKELSVQTQLQRQYLFMDNRTRLLLFLLRSNGQSGGRIPATRERIAASIGCSVRTCNRIIFTLSQEGFVDCIHGKLQISEQQRSAIKKELETSSFSF, from the coding sequence ATGACTGCCCTGCAGGATTTATTAGAGGAAACAAAGGAATGCCATCACAGTCTGCTGAAGCAGCTGTTTGCCAATTGTCCCGTTGAGGTGCTGCAGCAGATGCAGCTGATCCGTCTACGTAAGAATCAAAATCTGATTTCCACTTACCAGACCAGCAATCCGGTATTTGTGCTGCTGGATGGCCGTCTGCAGGCAATCGAAGAGCGGGTCGTGGATATTCCTTACAGCTTTACGGAGCTGCACCCGGTGGATATCGTCGGCGATTATGAGCTGTTCACCGGCATAGAGGGACACTATGTGACGCTGAAAACGATGGAAGCCTCATGCTGCGCCAGACTGAGTGCTGCCTCCTATCTGCACTGGATGAAGAGTGATGCAAACGCCCTGTTTCTGCGTACGCAGATGCTGATGAAGGAGCTGTCTGTGCAGACGCAGCTTCAGCGGCAGTATTTGTTTATGGATAATCGCACACGCCTGCTTCTGTTTTTGCTGCGTTCCAATGGACAGAGTGGTGGAAGGATTCCTGCGACCCGGGAACGGATTGCAGCTTCCATCGGCTGTAGTGTGCGTACCTGTAACCGCATTATTTTCACCTTGTCACAGGAAGGCTTTGTGGACTGCATCCACGGCAAGCTGCAAATCAGCGAACAGCAGCGCAGTGCGATAAAAAAAGAACTGGAGACCTCCAGTTTCTCTTTCTGA
- a CDS encoding HAD family hydrolase: MNNVKHVVWDWNGTLLDDIDVSMDALNTILKKAQLPLVLDKGEYRKYFQFPVIEYYKKVGFDFEKTPFPMLAKEYMRYYQPHSMACSLHDGVTDMLSQLKKKGVHQYLLSASDLHFLHEQLDNYDIEQYFEQVRGLDNIHAASKAELAKRFVQESGLNPQEVVFIGDSVHDSEVAHGAGCRCILIANGHEDKGKLEKTGCVVVDTIRQCESLMA; encoded by the coding sequence ATGAATAATGTAAAGCATGTCGTCTGGGACTGGAATGGTACACTGCTGGATGATATTGATGTCAGTATGGATGCGTTGAACACCATTTTGAAAAAGGCACAGCTGCCTCTGGTTCTGGATAAAGGCGAGTATCGGAAATATTTTCAGTTTCCGGTTATCGAATATTACAAAAAAGTCGGCTTTGATTTTGAAAAGACACCGTTCCCCATGCTTGCGAAGGAATATATGCGATATTATCAGCCCCACAGTATGGCCTGCTCTTTGCATGACGGGGTAACGGATATGCTGTCACAGCTGAAGAAAAAGGGAGTGCATCAGTATCTGCTGAGTGCCAGTGATTTGCATTTCCTTCATGAGCAGCTGGATAATTATGATATTGAACAATATTTTGAGCAGGTACGCGGTCTGGATAATATCCATGCGGCATCCAAGGCAGAGCTGGCAAAGCGCTTTGTACAGGAAAGCGGTCTGAATCCGCAGGAAGTGGTCTTTATCGGTGACAGTGTACACGACAGTGAGGTTGCCCATGGTGCCGGCTGCCGTTGTATTCTGATTGCCAACGGACATGAGGATAAGGGAAAGCTGGAAAAAACAGGCTGCGTAGTTGTCGATACGATACGCCAATGTGAATCCCTGATGGCGTGA
- a CDS encoding PTS lactose/cellobiose transporter subunit IIA, protein MEELMLEAFKIISEAGNASASFLKAVAAAENECFEEAEVQLHTGNESLVAAHQLQTRLLQKEASGCVSEYSLIMVHAQDHLMNAILLKDMANSIIKLNRKVAALTEAVQLQN, encoded by the coding sequence ATGGAAGAGCTTATGCTGGAAGCATTTAAGATCATCAGTGAAGCCGGGAATGCATCCGCATCGTTTCTGAAAGCAGTGGCTGCTGCGGAAAATGAATGCTTTGAAGAGGCGGAGGTCCAGCTGCACACAGGGAATGAATCTCTTGTGGCAGCTCACCAGCTGCAGACCAGGCTGCTGCAGAAGGAGGCGAGCGGCTGTGTGAGTGAGTATTCACTTATCATGGTCCATGCGCAGGATCATTTAATGAATGCGATTTTATTAAAGGATATGGCGAATTCAATCATAAAGCTGAATAGGAAAGTAGCGGCTTTAACAGAAGCCGTGCAGCTGCAGAATTGA
- a CDS encoding PTS sugar transporter subunit IIB → MKILLVCYGGLSTSMLVNRMKTAVAESKNLRDKNIVIEAWGKEEYYEKLDDTRIIMLGPQVSMLQEEVKKVALDHGYDVPVVVIDKDHYGAMEAVPVLLAAFDAMKANKEQKGG, encoded by the coding sequence ATGAAAATATTATTGGTGTGTTACGGAGGTCTTTCCACCTCGATGCTGGTAAATCGTATGAAAACGGCGGTTGCTGAATCTAAGAATCTACGAGATAAAAACATCGTAATCGAGGCATGGGGAAAGGAAGAATATTATGAAAAGCTGGATGATACCCGCATTATCATGCTGGGACCACAGGTATCCATGCTGCAGGAAGAGGTAAAAAAGGTGGCGCTGGATCATGGCTATGATGTTCCGGTTGTGGTTATTGATAAGGATCACTATGGTGCAATGGAGGCTGTGCCTGTATTGCTGGCGGCATTTGATGCCATGAAAGCAAACAAAGAACAAAAGGGGGGATAG
- a CDS encoding PTS sugar transporter subunit IIC, with the protein MKKLEQVLSKWLLPIAAKLEQNPQLAAVRRGMMTLVPVTLVGSIPTIFSQLPSIPGMPKWFVDATVFLGEVTQPMQFATMGCLALYVAAFVGFYYSQQRKVWDIGSIVTSIIAFIIMGTLYDPETGATITSYYGGTGIFTAIVFGLISVEILHIFRNKLHFTINLGDGVPTPILRSFENQWPILFSILILIVFKYGVESVSGVAMVQLIEKLFSPLTASVNTLGGLVFILFIQQLLWWFGIHGYAVMAPVWMAVAFANVDINAAIAAGTSSEAIRVLTPNFMWDIAGTTGSGICGAICILMIFSKAKRFKSIGRLSIIPEFFGIGESVLFGLPVILNPIMFIPWLISTPLAAVIGWIAIEGGFMAPFSLVGPYIPLPFGAWVACMDWKYLIVWVIIILVNVALYYPFFKIVEKRALDTEQSKVRDTRTLEDIEFDF; encoded by the coding sequence ATGAAAAAGTTAGAACAAGTATTATCAAAATGGCTGTTGCCGATTGCCGCAAAGCTGGAACAGAATCCGCAGCTTGCTGCTGTGCGGCGTGGTATGATGACCTTGGTTCCGGTTACGCTGGTAGGCTCTATTCCTACAATCTTTTCCCAGCTGCCGTCCATACCCGGTATGCCGAAATGGTTTGTTGACGCTACTGTATTTCTGGGGGAAGTGACACAGCCTATGCAATTTGCCACAATGGGGTGTCTGGCATTGTATGTTGCTGCATTTGTCGGGTTTTACTATTCTCAGCAAAGGAAGGTATGGGACATCGGATCCATCGTAACTTCCATTATCGCTTTCATCATCATGGGGACGTTGTATGATCCCGAAACCGGTGCAACGATTACTTCCTATTACGGAGGTACGGGGATTTTTACAGCCATCGTGTTTGGTTTGATTTCCGTTGAGATATTACATATCTTCCGTAATAAGCTGCATTTTACCATCAATCTGGGAGATGGCGTTCCCACACCGATTCTGCGAAGCTTTGAGAACCAGTGGCCGATTCTGTTTTCCATCCTGATTCTGATTGTCTTTAAATACGGTGTTGAGAGTGTGAGCGGTGTAGCAATGGTACAGCTGATCGAAAAGCTGTTTTCCCCGCTGACAGCTTCGGTAAATACGCTGGGAGGACTTGTCTTTATCTTATTTATACAGCAGCTGTTATGGTGGTTCGGGATTCACGGCTATGCCGTCATGGCACCTGTTTGGATGGCTGTCGCATTTGCGAATGTGGATATCAATGCCGCAATCGCGGCAGGAACTTCAAGCGAGGCCATTCGTGTTTTAACACCGAATTTCATGTGGGATATTGCAGGGACTACAGGCTCCGGTATCTGTGGTGCAATCTGTATTCTGATGATTTTCTCCAAAGCAAAACGATTCAAATCCATCGGAAGACTCTCTATCATTCCGGAATTCTTCGGAATCGGTGAATCCGTCCTGTTTGGACTTCCTGTTATTTTGAACCCGATTATGTTTATTCCGTGGCTGATTTCCACACCATTGGCTGCGGTGATCGGATGGATTGCAATCGAAGGCGGATTTATGGCACCGTTTAGTCTGGTCGGTCCCTACATTCCGTTGCCGTTTGGCGCATGGGTTGCCTGTATGGACTGGAAATATCTAATTGTCTGGGTGATCATCATTCTGGTAAATGTCGCATTGTATTATCCATTCTTTAAAATTGTAGAGAAACGGGCATTGGATACGGAACAGAGTAAGGTCAGGGATACGAGAACCTTGGAAGATATCGAATTCGACTTCTAG
- a CDS encoding PTS transporter subunit EIIA yields the protein MALLKRQDEILMYLYTQNKWITGNELAQLFHVSLRTIRNDISFINTEKSNSVLSNRNKGYHIAKDFVYNEANKAVYMSNEQRIHHLLVLLLTHNQEAFSYYDLADEFYISEYTMLHDLETIKTILTEYSQFDIFIEKKEEYVYVIDHANNASLFLDAYFHSFDLYDHIMDFQSCFFQIRLTSMITHMKEQISPAVYNRYLTYNSLLLISSIVTEQYLCYDEIPIKEMDTEFQAYLNQFDAFFCKVAAEYDIHDSIRLRTLFDSLISPFIKISMLESNIKHQVSMQDPDYQTLVQILQEVKQQYCLDLLSNEKLILDLMTHLKTALIRIQNGIHINNPLLEHIRMNYTFLFDVAYFISNLFSQQQSLQFTNVEISYLVVYLIGPLKNLREDLYASFALDILLYVNEGYAILNNLKELIGESLQDISFKIQPILQYSELIQQTEAASFDLVITTSRNITLPDTETLYISSSLSSLNIANIRKVCTPLFEIKQTAYFERIFQYFFHESILDFQNTCESVSDFFLQSCQTLQDLHYVSDTFYDQLMERERLLSTSFETGIALPHTTENNARKSGILFAKFHTPMQWHKNKIKCAFLIVTAKEDIHLLNIIYKVIVDISSSNQHVNRLYKCQTSEDVKRLIFTHFKKILK from the coding sequence ATGGCTTTATTGAAGCGGCAGGATGAAATCCTGATGTACCTTTATACGCAGAACAAATGGATTACAGGAAATGAACTGGCTCAGCTCTTCCATGTGAGCCTGCGAACCATCCGCAATGATATCAGCTTTATCAATACAGAGAAAAGCAACAGCGTACTTTCCAATCGAAACAAAGGATACCATATTGCCAAGGATTTTGTATATAACGAAGCAAATAAAGCCGTTTATATGTCCAATGAACAGCGCATCCATCATTTGCTGGTACTGCTTCTCACGCATAATCAGGAAGCATTTTCGTATTATGATCTGGCGGATGAATTTTACATATCCGAATACACCATGCTGCATGATCTGGAAACCATCAAAACCATTCTGACAGAGTATTCGCAATTCGATATTTTCATCGAGAAAAAGGAAGAATACGTCTATGTCATCGATCATGCCAACAATGCCTCCCTCTTTCTGGATGCCTACTTTCATAGCTTTGATCTTTACGATCATATCATGGATTTTCAATCCTGCTTTTTCCAAATCCGTTTGACATCCATGATAACGCATATGAAGGAACAGATTTCCCCGGCTGTGTATAACCGGTATCTGACCTATAATTCCCTTCTGCTTATCAGCAGTATCGTAACAGAACAGTATTTATGCTATGACGAGATTCCCATCAAGGAAATGGATACGGAATTTCAAGCTTATCTCAATCAATTCGACGCATTCTTTTGCAAGGTGGCTGCAGAATACGATATCCATGATTCCATTCGTCTTAGAACGCTCTTTGATTCACTGATTTCACCCTTCATAAAGATCAGTATGCTGGAGTCCAATATAAAGCATCAGGTGAGCATGCAGGACCCGGATTATCAGACACTGGTTCAGATTTTACAGGAGGTTAAGCAGCAATACTGTCTGGATTTGCTTTCCAATGAAAAGCTGATTCTGGATCTCATGACTCATCTGAAAACCGCTCTCATCCGGATACAAAACGGTATCCACATCAACAATCCCCTGCTTGAGCATATCCGTATGAATTATACCTTTCTTTTCGATGTCGCATATTTCATATCGAATTTGTTTTCCCAGCAGCAATCCCTGCAATTTACCAACGTTGAAATCAGCTATCTGGTGGTTTATCTAATCGGTCCTCTGAAAAATCTGAGGGAGGATCTGTATGCGTCCTTTGCCCTTGATATCCTGTTGTATGTCAATGAAGGCTATGCCATTTTGAACAACCTCAAGGAACTAATCGGCGAATCCCTGCAGGACATCAGCTTCAAGATACAGCCGATCCTGCAATATAGTGAGCTGATACAGCAAACAGAAGCAGCAAGCTTTGATCTGGTTATCACTACGTCCCGAAACATTACACTCCCCGACACGGAAACCCTGTACATATCTTCTTCTTTATCCTCTTTGAACATAGCGAATATACGCAAGGTATGCACTCCGTTATTTGAAATCAAGCAAACCGCATATTTCGAGCGTATATTTCAATATTTTTTTCACGAGAGTATTCTGGATTTTCAAAACACCTGTGAGAGTGTTTCCGATTTCTTTTTGCAGAGCTGTCAAACTTTGCAGGATCTCCATTACGTATCGGATACCTTTTACGATCAGCTGATGGAACGGGAAAGACTGCTTTCCACATCCTTTGAAACAGGCATTGCCCTTCCCCACACCACAGAAAACAACGCAAGGAAATCCGGAATTCTGTTTGCGAAATTCCATACCCCCATGCAGTGGCACAAAAACAAAATCAAATGCGCCTTTCTGATCGTGACCGCAAAGGAGGATATTCACTTACTAAACATCATCTACAAGGTGATTGTGGATATCAGCTCTTCCAACCAGCATGTCAACCGATTATACAAATGTCAGACATCGGAGGATGTAAAAAGACTGATTTTTACGCATTTCAAAAAAATATTGAAATGA
- a CDS encoding SDR family oxidoreductase, which translates to MSELQMQGRVALVSGAASGMGEAVARRFLAMGASVVGFSLEKECGIDHKNFRYISGDITAYAACVDAVSRTVTEFGKLDSLVNCAGIVHEGGLETTDPMVFERVLRINTCGTFYICKAAIPYLKKQKSTIVNISSDMSIKPLADRIAYNPSKAAVNMLSECIALEYAPMVRCNAILPGIIDTPMIQKRLAAAAQPKQLQKEYQGLYALQRIGTTEDIVDSVVFLSTAQSDWITGICLPVCGGPAV; encoded by the coding sequence ATGTCAGAATTGCAAATGCAGGGACGTGTGGCACTGGTCAGCGGGGCTGCCAGTGGAATGGGAGAGGCTGTCGCAAGACGGTTTCTTGCCATGGGGGCAAGCGTGGTCGGCTTTTCTTTGGAAAAGGAATGCGGCATTGACCATAAAAATTTCCGGTATATTTCCGGTGATATTACAGCTTATGCGGCTTGTGTCGATGCTGTTAGCAGGACAGTCACGGAGTTTGGAAAACTGGATTCTCTAGTAAATTGTGCGGGAATCGTTCATGAGGGAGGTCTGGAAACGACAGATCCCATGGTGTTTGAGCGTGTGTTACGCATAAATACCTGTGGTACCTTTTATATATGCAAAGCAGCAATCCCATATCTGAAAAAACAGAAATCGACAATCGTGAACATTTCCAGTGATATGAGTATTAAGCCGCTTGCGGACAGAATTGCCTATAATCCAAGCAAAGCGGCTGTCAATATGCTGAGTGAATGCATTGCACTGGAATATGCACCGATGGTTCGCTGCAATGCGATACTGCCGGGCATTATTGATACCCCTATGATTCAAAAGCGCTTAGCGGCAGCTGCACAGCCAAAGCAGCTGCAAAAGGAATACCAAGGTCTGTATGCCTTGCAGCGTATCGGCACCACAGAGGATATTGTCGACAGCGTCGTATTTTTGAGCACTGCACAATCGGATTGGATAACAGGCATCTGTCTGCCTGTATGCGGAGGACCTGCGGTATGA
- a CDS encoding flavodoxin family protein: protein MKVLVLNGSPKKSGQTMLLTKELTASIHGDVEIIHIYDYMPLKPCLGCQACKKERVCVQEDYFQQILEQIEAADCIILASPMWFGNVSGPMMSFLSRLNILRNGYEVRRDKQHTWQKAGILVLTTGARWKSMAKSVEATVEFYFHEMDALMLGGIYANKTDILSSVENKYAMQQCKHIANIVNAWGKDKAAGEDCAYGYSSWNYMEYDRNRIA from the coding sequence ATGAAGGTACTTGTATTAAACGGTTCACCGAAAAAGAGTGGACAGACGATGCTCTTGACAAAGGAGCTGACAGCCAGCATACACGGAGATGTGGAGATCATCCATATTTATGATTATATGCCGCTTAAGCCTTGTCTGGGCTGTCAGGCATGTAAGAAAGAAAGGGTCTGTGTACAGGAAGATTATTTTCAGCAGATTCTTGAACAAATAGAAGCAGCGGATTGTATTATTCTTGCTTCACCGATGTGGTTCGGAAATGTATCCGGACCGATGATGTCATTTCTATCCCGCCTGAATATCCTGCGCAATGGATATGAGGTGCGCAGGGACAAGCAGCATACATGGCAGAAAGCGGGTATCCTTGTTTTGACAACCGGAGCCCGCTGGAAAAGTATGGCAAAGTCTGTAGAAGCCACGGTGGAATTTTATTTTCATGAGATGGATGCTCTTATGCTGGGGGGGATCTATGCCAATAAAACGGATATCCTTTCGTCCGTAGAAAATAAATATGCAATGCAGCAATGCAAACACATCGCCAATATCGTGAATGCATGGGGCAAGGATAAGGCAGCGGGAGAGGATTGTGCCTATGGTTACAGCTCCTGGAATTACATGGAGTATGACCGTAATCGCATAGCATAA
- a CDS encoding TIGR03792 family protein produces the protein MYTAKKGTMYPVKRFVLELEQEKSVEAFLKLDAKIWTTFLKQQKGFVSKQIWRQDIAPRVLHIIVTWRSMEEWEQMMEREWEKTAAAFSKAFGNGYSLIEEHPAAKQDVYECSSFIK, from the coding sequence ATGTATACAGCAAAAAAGGGAACCATGTATCCGGTAAAGCGATTCGTGCTCGAGCTGGAGCAGGAAAAGAGTGTGGAAGCGTTTCTGAAATTGGATGCAAAGATATGGACAACGTTTTTGAAGCAGCAGAAGGGATTTGTTTCAAAGCAAATCTGGAGACAGGATATCGCGCCGCGGGTACTGCATATCATTGTCACCTGGCGGTCAATGGAAGAATGGGAACAGATGATGGAGCGGGAATGGGAAAAAACTGCCGCAGCATTTTCTAAAGCATTTGGCAATGGATACAGCCTTATTGAGGAACATCCTGCAGCGAAGCAGGATGTATATGAATGCAGTTCGTTTATCAAATAG
- a CDS encoding flavodoxin family protein: MKTMIFVGSANRNGHTMALVNELCTHLQGSIEIINVFDYLDVKPCIDCGYCHKNPGCIYHDAFADILERSFAADCFVVASPMWFGNVSGPMMAFFSRLQTITSGHIYRKDMQHKFDKAGVFLMCGEEKWHSMAKTMETTAEFIFNHLDALILDTVYAQAVDRVAAGEAMQDIVKCRRAAEALHTWYSDKQSNAYYKYGYASENYVRLEKD, encoded by the coding sequence ATGAAAACTATGATCTTTGTTGGTTCTGCGAATCGTAACGGACATACGATGGCACTGGTAAATGAGCTTTGTACACATCTGCAGGGCAGCATTGAAATAATCAATGTATTTGACTATCTGGATGTCAAGCCATGTATTGATTGCGGATATTGTCATAAAAATCCCGGCTGTATTTATCACGATGCATTTGCGGATATTCTGGAGAGAAGCTTTGCGGCGGACTGCTTCGTTGTTGCCAGCCCTATGTGGTTTGGAAATGTATCCGGTCCCATGATGGCATTTTTCTCCCGTCTGCAGACGATCACCTCCGGACATATTTACCGAAAGGATATGCAGCATAAGTTTGATAAAGCGGGCGTGTTTCTGATGTGTGGAGAGGAAAAGTGGCACAGTATGGCGAAAACGATGGAAACGACTGCCGAATTCATTTTCAATCATCTGGACGCACTGATTCTGGATACGGTATATGCGCAGGCAGTTGATCGGGTAGCGGCAGGAGAAGCGATGCAGGATATTGTAAAATGCAGGCGGGCAGCCGAGGCTTTGCATACATGGTATTCGGATAAACAGTCCAATGCCTATTATAAGTACGGATATGCATCAGAGAATTATGTTCGTCTGGAGAAGGATTAG
- a CDS encoding TIGR03792 family protein yields MQMEYEHKKYPVEHLIFYCRNEQEAIQYIEANDIWTAALSKYDGFVSTTSYLNKANPGEIHIIIIWETLKDWFAIPKEALADIGKRFDEIFPYPYKNGPRLHIEDNFSTYKISHCEVMER; encoded by the coding sequence ATGCAGATGGAATATGAACATAAGAAATATCCTGTAGAGCATTTGATTTTTTATTGTCGTAATGAGCAGGAAGCGATTCAATATATAGAAGCGAATGATATCTGGACAGCCGCATTATCAAAATATGACGGCTTTGTATCCACCACATCCTATCTCAACAAGGCGAATCCGGGAGAGATTCATATTATCATAATCTGGGAAACCCTGAAGGATTGGTTCGCCATTCCCAAGGAGGCTCTGGCGGATATCGGAAAACGATTCGACGAAATCTTTCCCTATCCATATAAAAATGGGCCCAGATTACATATAGAAGACAATTTCAGTACCTATAAGATTTCACATTGTGAGGTGATGGAGCGATGA
- a CDS encoding flavodoxin, translating to MKKKTIASFVMIFVIGLLATSCSNNKNIVPIDKGEVKETEKEITSLGEKVLVVYFSPTGTTRKIAENAAEVLSADIYEIVPEIPYSEEDLNYNTNCRANREQEDPLSRPKMMDRTINIGQYDTIVIGYPFWHGQAPKILNTFLESYDFSDKIIIPFCTSHSSSVGTSAVNLQSLTSNTSIWLEGYRFNGTENKEEIRNWLSKVIQ from the coding sequence ATGAAAAAGAAAACAATAGCTTCTTTTGTAATGATATTTGTTATTGGATTATTAGCTACATCATGTAGCAATAACAAAAATATCGTTCCAATAGACAAAGGAGAAGTAAAGGAAACTGAGAAAGAAATTACAAGTCTAGGAGAGAAAGTTCTAGTTGTGTATTTTTCACCTACAGGGACTACCCGAAAAATAGCAGAAAACGCCGCAGAAGTATTATCTGCTGATATATATGAAATAGTGCCAGAAATACCTTATTCTGAAGAGGATTTGAATTACAACACAAACTGTCGAGCTAACCGAGAGCAAGAAGATCCATTAAGCCGTCCCAAGATGATGGATAGAACAATCAATATAGGTCAATACGATACGATTGTAATTGGCTATCCGTTTTGGCATGGGCAGGCTCCTAAAATATTGAATACATTCCTGGAAAGTTATGATTTCAGTGATAAAATAATCATACCGTTTTGTACATCTCACAGTAGTAGTGTGGGAACAAGTGCTGTAAATCTTCAATCATTGACATCAAATACTTCAATATGGTTAGAAGGATATCGTTTTAATGGTACTGAAAACAAAGAAGAAATTCGAAATTGGTTAAGCAAGGTAATTCAGTAA
- a CDS encoding aldo/keto reductase, producing the protein MNSINETDAIFDIDEKTVTLNSGYEMPLNGLGTYSLKDEICVQSVSSALASGVRLIDTAHAYDNEEAIGKAIKASGVPRENLFITTKLYPDQFSDPEAAIEEALGKLDVDYIDLLLLHHPGVDDVKAYKAMESYVEMGKIRSIGLSNWYVEELETFLPQVSITPAVVQNEIHPYYQENEVIPFIQEKDIVVEGWYPFGGRGHIKELLDDEVINEIAENHKVTSAQIILRWNLQKSVVVIPGSSNPDHIKENTEIYHFELSKSEMERINALNRDEKHDCY; encoded by the coding sequence ATGAATAGCATAAATGAAACTGATGCTATTTTTGATATCGATGAAAAGACAGTTACATTAAATAGTGGTTATGAAATGCCTTTGAATGGACTGGGAACCTATAGTTTGAAAGATGAAATATGTGTTCAATCTGTATCAAGTGCACTTGCGTCTGGAGTTAGACTGATTGATACAGCACATGCATATGACAATGAAGAAGCAATAGGAAAAGCAATAAAAGCCTCAGGTGTTCCAAGAGAAAATCTTTTTATAACAACGAAACTCTATCCGGATCAGTTCAGTGATCCAGAGGCAGCTATTGAAGAAGCCTTGGGCAAACTGGATGTTGATTATATCGATTTGTTACTTTTGCATCATCCGGGAGTTGACGATGTAAAGGCATATAAAGCCATGGAGAGCTATGTGGAAATGGGTAAAATACGATCTATTGGTTTATCAAACTGGTATGTTGAAGAATTAGAAACATTTTTACCACAAGTGTCTATTACGCCTGCTGTAGTACAAAATGAAATACATCCTTATTATCAAGAGAATGAAGTCATACCTTTTATACAGGAAAAAGATATTGTTGTAGAGGGATGGTATCCATTTGGTGGCAGGGGCCACATAAAAGAGCTTTTAGATGATGAAGTCATCAATGAAATTGCAGAAAATCATAAAGTTACATCCGCACAAATTATTTTAAGGTGGAATCTTCAAAAAAGTGTCGTTGTTATACCTGGTTCTAGTAATCCTGATCATATTAAAGAAAACACAGAAATTTACCATTTTGAGCTATCAAAATCAGAAATGGAGCGTATCAATGCATTAAATCGTGATGAAAAACATGATTGCTATTAA